TGGCAGTTGCACTTGTTTTACAGGTCAACCGTTCCGGCCAGAATTATCCACCCCATCCAAGAATAAACACTGGAGAATTGTCAGCctatcttttcttttttttcaaaaGTAACAGAAACATGAGGAACACTAGAAGCTTCTGATGATCCATCTGGGTAGGCAGTTGAATCACATATCCTTTTTTTCTCACTATTAATATTTAGGTTTGTCATGTCATTAGGTTGGGTCAACGTCCAACGTGCAGGCACCGTAGCATTTGAAACATTTCCATCAACGGCCACAAATCCGCATCTGCTTTTGACTCGTACACTCATTCACATTATTCAAGCATATTTTTCTTGGCCGAAATAAAAGATACTTTAGCGCATTTATTTATTGTTTATTTTCTTGCGTCACATAAAATAAGTAATTATTCCTAGAAGAACATGAAATATATGAAGCGATTTCTTATGGAATCCATGAgagatttttttttcttcagatGACTTTTTGCGCTCTCTACATCATTCATTCGAAGCAACACATTTTCCAGGTTTCTTCCCCACAGTTTTTTCTTCCTTCCTTGATCTAGAAACTTTACATCCCCAAAGGTTAAAAAAAGGGTAACGCTAAGGTTAGCCAAAGGTAAAAAAGAAAAGGCTaatccatccatccatccgtCCGTCCACTGACGACGACTGATCAAACGGCCGGCATGGTCTCCTGGCGGAGCACGGCGAGATCGGACGGCCCGAAGGACTCGTCGCCGAAGCCGAAGAGGCCGGCGTCGAAGCCGTCGTCGCCCCACTCGGCCGCGGCCGCGgcggctgccgccgccgcctccggcgATGAGGCGACGCCGCCGAAGGCGTAGGCGCCGTCAATCTCGTCCTCGAAGCCCCAGATCTGCTCCCCGAACACGCCGGCGGGCTCCTCCGGCTCCCAGCCCCCGGCGTCGTCCGACGAGGAGGACGCCGCGCCCGCCGCCGGCGGCAGGCCGAGCTCGTCGTCCGAGGCCTCGAGCAGGAAGCCCAGCTCCGGCTGCGGCGCGGCCAGGTCGCCGGCGCATATCTCCTCCTCCAGGCTTCGCATGACGGAGGCCAGGTCGCCGGCCGCCGCGGCGTCGGCGTCATCGTCGAGCAGGTCCAGCAGGTCCTCGGGCCGTATCCTCTTGGCGGCCTCCGCCTCGGCGGATGAGGCCACGTCAAGGTCGGCCTCCCTGGCCCTCTTGTTGCCGCCGGTATACGAACTCAGCAACAGAGACGAGGAGGAGCTCTCCATGTCCGGCAGACGAGCTTTTTTTCTGCCTTCTCTTTCTTGTTTCCCGTCGAGGGGTGGGTGGGTGCAAGGCAACGGACGTGAACGTGAACGTGAACAAAGAGCACTCTGGGCGCGAAACGCGAAGGGCGCACAGGATGGGAGAGAAAAGAGTAGTACAAAAAGCGGTGCGTGTTGTGCAGCGACGCCGCGTTGGGCTCGGGCTTATATAGCGCTGGCCCGGCTTTGGGCCGGGTCGCGCGGGGAGGGATCTCCCAGGGGGTTACGTGCAAAAAGACCACTCGTGCGTGCGGTTTCGTTC
The Aegilops tauschii subsp. strangulata cultivar AL8/78 chromosome 3, Aet v6.0, whole genome shotgun sequence genome window above contains:
- the LOC109775309 gene encoding uncharacterized protein, with the translated sequence MESSSSSLLLSSYTGGNKRAREADLDVASSAEAEAAKRIRPEDLLDLLDDDADAAAAGDLASVMRSLEEEICAGDLAAPQPELGFLLEASDDELGLPPAAGAASSSSDDAGGWEPEEPAGVFGEQIWGFEDEIDGAYAFGGVASSPEAAAAAAAAAAEWGDDGFDAGLFGFGDESFGPSDLAVLRQETMPAV